TGAGCTTCGAGACGCGTATGGGCAGTTGGATCGCGCGACCAACAGGCTTTTTAGTTTTCGTTGGATTATCAACTGTCGGCGTGACCGAGTGACTAATGTGAGTTGGAGGAGCGTTGACTAAAGAGCGAATGACTGATTTAACGACGACCAGTGCCAGTATGAGCCACACGCCTGCACGCGGTATTCCTACTCCCAGACTCTCGTCCATCCCCACACCTGGCTCACGTCCTGGCACTGCTCAGAGCGGCATTCCCGGACGCCCACGCAGCTCGACGGGAACAAACACGACGATGGCGCCGAGAGACTTGGAGGCGATGAGCATGGCCTTGCAAGACGCGATCAAGGCCCACGACCCAACACGATGCGCAAACAACGAACTCTCGCCCCAGCTGCCCAGCCACCGTTAGCATCAGCGGAAGACGCTCCGTGGCGGGCTCGCACAGACCACCCAGCGTGGCCTCGACATCGTCCTCCAGGGCCAAGACACCCGTCAGCGCGACGAGCGCGACGAGACCCCGGGCATCCCTCCCATCGCGCCCCGAAAGTCGACAATCCAATATCGGCCGGAGTCTCAGTCGCGCAGGCCACGAGTTTGAGGTCGGAGACGCTGTCAAGATCGAGTCGCTCGGTATGGAAGGTACTTTACGCTTTATGGGAGAGATCGACGGCAAGAACGGCCTctgggctggtgtcgagctTGCCCCTGCCTTTGCCGGAAAAGGAAAAAACGATGGTTCAGTTGCGGGGTAGGTGCAATTTCTTTTCAAAAGATACTTCTAGGCGTTGATATACTCTGGCTCGGTGGTTAGTGTACGCTATTTTACATGCGCACCCAAGTGTGGTGTGTTTACGCTCCCCAACAAGCTCTCTGCCCCCTTGGAGATCTATCCCTCGTCCGTCCTCGGCAGCTTCGCACTATACCAATGGCCGCACTACTccctctgtatcaggtcggACAACCCCTTCTTTTGCCCCCGTCAAGACCATTCCTGCCCGGTAAAGAAAAAGACAGGACACTACGATTACCGCTGGATCCCGCGCAAGCAAGTACGTTGGTGTCACCGCCACCGACTTGAACTCCAGGAACACGGCTTCTCCTACTCGAGCTGCATCTACACCTCTGGAACCCCCAAAGCCGGTCGGACCTTGCCTACTCCACGAACGCGACCAAGCTTGGCTCAACCCGGCAATTCAACCCCCAAAGCAGCGAGACCTTACAATCCTATGCCTCCCCCACCGGTCCCTACCGACTCTCCCCGAAAATGCGGCAGAACACGATCACCCCAACGAGCCTGAACTCGGCTGGAGCCGACGATGACAGGCAGAGCCTAATGAGCGCGTTGGATGCGAATAACCAAGCCATCCAGGATAAGATCGCGCTTCTGATGGCGGAACCCGAACAGGCTCCAATCCGCTAGTCCCGTCATGCGGACCGACGACGAACGCGTTGCCCAGCTCGAAAAGGAGATTGAACAGCTCCGGGCCGAGGTACGCGACAAGACTGCGTCGATTGCAGAAGAGGCCGCCGTTTTGAACGCGGCGATCGAACGCGGTTGCGCTTGAAGAGGACAAGCGGCTCGCGTTGGAACGAGTGGCCGAACTCGAAGGTGCCAACTCTTCGGTGGACGATGTGCACAAGGCCAAGCAGGAAGCTGAAACCCGCTTGAGCGAGGTGGAAGCCAAGCTAAAGGATACCGAGTCTCGTCTGACCGAGTTGGAGACCCAACGCCAAGCAGCAGACGCCAAACTCGTGGAAGCGGAAGAAAGGCCAAAGAGGCAGAGACCAAACGGTCCGAGGCCGAATCCGCCCCACCTCCAACGCCGGCTCGGTACGCTCGAGGACCAGCTCGAGGACGCGCGCGCGCAGGCCGAGCGCGAAGACGAGTCGGCGCGATCGCGGATCGCCAAGGCGAAAGAGGGCGAACAGGCGGCGTGGAAAGAGTGCTTGGAGCTGCGCAAGGAGGTGGATAATCTGAAGCGCGACGAAGGGTTGGCCAAGGCCAAGATGAGGAACTGGTCGAGGCGCTTAGGGAAGGTGCTGTCACGCTCGAAGCCGCGCGCGGGGATGTGGAGGGGCTGAGAGCTGAAGTGGCGGTGCGTTTCTCCATTCAACCCTTGTAGATTCTTGAGGACTGACTGTTGTTATTTGGGAACAGGACCTTGAGAGTCTGAAGACTCCGGGAACTCAAGAGGGCGATGGTCAGCCTGTCGAAGTTGTTCAGCTCAAGAGGGAGCTCGAGGACATTAAAAAGGCGCTCGAGGTGGCCAAGAAGAACGAGGCGGATCTGCGCGCTACCCTCGAAGGACTCGAAAAGGACAAGACCGAGGGTGTTTCTTGATTCATGACTGGGGTAGCTGAACGCAGGCTTGGCAGTTGGAACAGCGTGCGGCAGAGCACCAGAAGACGGTCTCTGAGCTTCAAAAGAAGGGAACTAGCGCTGAACAGGTTCGTACCCCCTCTTATTGTCTATGAATTAAAGTTAATGATGTTGTGTAGCTACGTGCAGAAAGCCCCAACACTCGCCGAGACAGTGTCGATTCTGATTCGTCGCGGGGGCCTGGCAAGAGGGAACAGATGCTGGTCTCAAGTACGTTCTTCTCCCCGTTTCTGTTATCTATTGTTAACGCCCTGGGAATAGGCATATTATCACTGGTCTCGAAGAAGAGATCCGCCAATGGGGTTCAAAGTATGCTATGCTCGAGCAAGAGAACAAGTTGCTCGAGAGCGGAACTGAGCAACTCCAAGTTGTACGTCTCTTTTTTCTCTTGTGACAGCTCGTGATATTGACCTATTTGCCCAGGCGATGGAGAACTTGAAGCTACGATTGACGACAAGCTCGATACCAAGGCAGAAGGAACAGATGGGGAGAGAATCAAGCGCATAGAGGTTGGTCTTTTGAGTTACTGCCCAAAAACAGTAAACTGACAAGGGAGTAGACGGAGAATGAATTAATGAAGACAAAGATTACAGAAATGGAACAGAAACATGCACGTGTAGTATTGGATTTGAACAAGGAGATTACAGAATTAGAGAACTTGGTCGAGTCCAAGGTGTGTTTCCCTCTTTGTTTTTCTTTGATGATCGAGAGCTGACATGTAACTGGATGTAGATCTATCGCGAAGACGATCTTGAACGTGAATTGGAGCGGTACAAGGAGAAACTTGCGCGTGCGCAAAGGCCATCTGGCGAGTCGATGCTTACCAACGGCacgtccaagtccaagtcgaACATCAAGGTTGTGACGACCATGGCAGACCGGTGCGAGCTTTGCGAGTCCAAGGTGGGTCTTCATCTATTACGCATACAGTCTACATTGAATGCTGATTCGCGTTGCGCATACAGGACCATGATGGAATGGACTGCCCTCTGTTGCATGATGGCGGTGAGGACGAGCCACCGTCAAGATCTCAGCCGCGATTGGCAAGGACAAGAAGGGATGGTGCGCCGACTGCGAAGAATTCGGACACGAAGTCGACGAATGTCCAAACTCGCAGGAAGTATTCTAAACCGGCCGCTTTACATCTACTTTCCAACGTTACGAGATCACTAATACGCTTTGAGACGACTTATCTGAACTCTGGGTTTTTTGTTTCTTGGTTTTGTCGGTACTCGGTGTCGATCTGCTttgttttttgttttttgtttTCCTTCTGTTACCACTAGTTACTCTACCATACCAAGTCTGGAGAATTCGTTCATGTGTTTTGTGCTCTGGTAATCATACTGTTACAGCTCGTATTGCAATTGATAAGTGGATTCTACACAGCTATTTATGGTCCAGGTTGTGTCTAAACGTTTCTCTTTCGATCCAAATCTTCACCCGTATCTACCGCCCTGCGGGAGCCAGTGGAGTCGGGAAGCTCAAATCTGGGTGCCAGAACAAGCAGCTGTTCGGCTTCCCCACCTACGAAGAGTTGAATAGGTATATGCAAGGCTTGTCATTTTCTTAGGGTTCTGGATGCTCTTCTCCCAAAACCTCCTTGCTGTCGTACAGTACCTGAGCCTGTATTTCTTCTACTTGTTCCATTTATGTAGATGCGAGTAAGTCGATCCTAGGTCGCTCATACTTCAAGCTGACTGAGCGGTCGCCCCCAAGTTGCTGCTTGAAAGTATCGAGGACTTTCAACTCCAGCCTTTTTTGGGGGGCCTATTGGCGGTACTACTATAAGTACGTGCAAATCgatgttggccggtactacTATAAGTACGTGCAATCGATGTGCATGGTTATTCCTATATCAGAACTCCGCTCCAATGAGTGTTTATATGTACTCCAAGTCACCGTTTGAATGCCAGGGACTCTGTATCCTTCTCTCGGTCGATTGACAGGGAGACCAGTGTGGCTATGCATTCGAAAGCAAGATCAGCTCCTTGAGGTATTACCGCCCTGGCCCAGTCTTGTACGAGTACATGAATGCTGTATGCCACATTCATTCGGTCGAAGCTAATCAAATAATACGATCTCAAATCAGCTATCACACCGGTGAACTTCAGTGTCCCAGCGTCTATTGTGGTCAAGAAAGTTTGACAAGTACTCCTTGACGCGATTCTGTGCATCAGACTCAAGTTTGCCCAAGGTAAGGTGGTTTTTATGTCACCACATCCCAAGTACTGCCAGTTCAAAGATATATTCCGAGATATGAGCGTAGTGTAAGTACGACATTAGCCATAGAACTGGTAGAGTCCGGGACTTATAGTAAAGTCGCTTATTCTATGGGTCCTGACCTTTATGTTATCTGAGCTAGCCTCCGGGGAGGAGTCCCCTTTCGGCGATAAGACTATTGGTCTCAGCTTGTCTCCTATGGTCCTACCAGGACGAAGTCCGCAAAGTGATCGGGTTCTTATCAGATAAATTGCTGAACGCGGGCTACTGGGTTGCCAATCCCTCCCCCGATTCTAGTCCCAGACTATCTGGGTCCAACTTGACTCTCTTATAAGCCCGACTGGCCAGCTCAGCCTCGGGAAACCCCCGGGTGGAGTGCCGCACAATTGCCCGGCTATATTAAGGAAAACATCTCGGCTCAACACAGCACATGGCTACATAGCAATGAGGCAGAAGACTAACCAGCTTGCCTTGTTGTAATGTTACCTCGCTTCTTTCTGCTCGTGTCCACCGCACGTTCCATTTTTTGGTGTGTTTCATTATTTTGTAGGTACACATTAGTGTGTTGTATTACTTCTCCCAGTCTCTCCCAATTGCCGTCCTTCATGTCTTGCATGCCTTGATCAACATTGAACCGAAAATATATCCCATCTGCGCTTTGAAACCTCAATGCCATCTCTTCGGCCACTCTTTCACTGTCCCTTGCCATCTCCCTCATGGCAATAACATCCTGATTACCGAAGATTAAATATCTCCAATTTAAGTTTGGGACTTGAATTGTGCGAGCGTGACCGGCTCCAAGGCTTATGATACAAGCGACTTTACGAGTAGGATATACCCGGCTGACCTCTAATAGTACGTGCATGAATGGATTGCTGCATCCAAGATCGCCACCAACAAACGATTGAGGCGCGGATGAATCACCGATATCTATGCTCTTGAATAGATCGGGGTATGCCATGGTCGCATATAGTGCCTGCCATATGGCACAGTTTGGACTAGGATTAGAAGAAGTGGCGTATGATCGGAATATTACTGGCAAAGCACTGTTCATATTGTGTTTTGCCATGGCAAATATTGCGCTGAGTAGACTATGTCAGACCATTTCTACCTTCATTTGTTTAATATACTCACTTTTGCATCCATCATTGACCTGAATTGCTGCACTTCTTCTCCCGTCGTATCTGTACCATCGCCTTCAGCGCTTCCTGCAACGTTGTCGCCTTATACATGGTTGATCCAGCCATTTCTTCTCGGAAAATATTTTTCCATCAGCTTTGGATATTCTTCGATCACTTTTTCGATCGGCATTCGTAGTCTTCCTAACATACAAGCACTAATACTATATAGACACGTCATTATCTTGTTAGGCACGCCGTTATTCGAGTTCACTTACCCTCCCGTACCCGTTCCTGCTATGAAATCAAGTGATCATAAGGCTCTATTATTCCTTCTCCCCTACGACGCTTAGAGTTGACTCGGTGCATCATCTCTCGTAGCACGACGAGGGAGGATAATCCACGAGTACCGCCACCATCTTCACAGCATTAGTCTCTGACATTCCCTTATTATAATAGGTTAAATGTATTTCCTCACCAATACAGAGAATATTTAAGCCCCTATTTCTTTGTGTGGAGGTGGTGCTCATTGGCCTCCCTAGTGGTATGAAGACAATTTCGCCTATGCTGTGTGCGAAGTCATGGGGTGGCGGAATTGCGAATTACTCGATCAAATGAAGTCGTTTACAGTTATTTGTCACCATTATAAAACTATTACCCAGGGTCCCCGATCTCATCCCACCTTTTTGTAACCCTTCGTCTCGATCACGCACAAAATATAGTATACAGTATGAGCTCGCCGTCATCGACAGCGTCCGACTCGACACCTCCGTCGCCTGCATCATCGGCTACTACGCTGGCCGCCCTGGGTGATTTATCGCTCAAAGACCCTGCGTCCATATCTGACAAGGATAAAGCCGAAGCAGCGAGACTCAAAGCTGAAGGGAATGCACAGTTTCAAAGTATGTGGACAAGTAACAGTCATAGAGTATCTTTCACTTATCCACAATACAGAAAACCAGTTTGCCGAGGCAGCGCTCAAATACTCCGAAGCTCTCGAATATAACCCATTTGATGCAACCTTGTATTGCAACCGTAAGTCAAATCGGCTAATGAATTGGACGAAAGAATCTTTCAACGAATTATGTAGGCGCCTATATGAGAATGAAGATTGAACAGCATGGATACGCGATTGACGATGCAAGTGTGTGCCGCTTGGTTTCATGAACTTGATTGGACAGTTGACGTTGGTACATTGGTTAGCTAAAGCAATCGCCCTTGATCCCAAATACGTCAAAGCATATTACAGGTATTTTATCCCCGACTGTGTCGAACAAACTGCTAATAGAGGCTTAGACGAGCTGTGTGTTATTTGGCGATCTTGAAGCCCCAACAGGCTGTTACGGATTTTAAGAAAGCTGTACAACTGGATCCCAAGAATGCGAATGCCAAGA
The window above is part of the Rhizoctonia solani chromosome 7, complete sequence genome. Proteins encoded here:
- a CDS encoding CAP-Gly domain protein; translated protein: MRTDDERVAQLEKEIEQLRAEVRDKTASIAEEAAVLNAAIERGANSSVDDVHKAKQEAETRLSEVEAKLKDTESRLTELETQRQAADAKLVEAEERPKRQRPNGPRPNPPHLQRRLGTLEDQLEDARAQAEREDESARSRIAKAKEGEQAAWKEVGQGQDEELVEALREGAVTLEAARGDVEGLRAEVADLESLKTPGTQEGDGQPVEVVQLKRELEDIKKALEVAKKNEADLRATLEGLEKDKTEGLEQRAAEHQKTVSELQKKGTSAEQLRAESPNTRRDSVDSDSSRGPGKREQMLVSSTHIITGLEEEIRQWGSKYAMLEQENKLLESGTEQLQVVRDGELEATIDDKLDTKAEGTDGERIKRIETENELMKTKITEMEQKHARVVLDLNKEITELENLVESKIYREDDLERELERYKEKLARAQRPSGESMLTNGTSKSKSNIKVVTTMADRCELCESKDHDGMDCPLLHDGAAIGKDKKGWCADCEEFGHEVDECPNSQEVF
- a CDS encoding CAP-Gly domain protein — encoded protein: MEAKLTQVAELKEILTKSSTPIPSKANKADLIAKILATPDALKLAGGGEAAAPAPAPAAAAAAEPVAPAAPAPAAEAAANRFDWEGTGAKPDTGASAEAKPAEPASTTESTPAPTKEDASKSTKRKPNEELERRKARAARFGIPLVENPVSTKGAGGAGGRGRKGKKGAEEKEKPASGAAASGAKAEEKKEVAKKPEEKKEKKEEKPKAVKISAKEAAPNDDDAKLAARAARFGISTAPKAAAGGSADPAEDEKRKKREARFGAPLDRATNRLFSFRWIINCRRDRVTNCQYEPHACTRYSYSQTLVHPHTWLTSWHCSERHSRTPTQLDGNKHDDGAERLGGDEHGLARRDQGPRPNTMRKQRTLAPAAQPPLASAEDAPWRARTDHPAWPRHRPPGPRHPRQSNIGRSLSRAGHEFEVGDAVKIESLGMEGTLRFMGEIDGKNGLWAGVELAPAFAGKGKNDGSVAGSLPPWRSIPRPSSAASHYTNGRTTPSVSGRTTPSFAPVKTIPARKYVGVTATDLNSRNTASPTRAASTPLEPPKPVGPCLLHERDQAWLNPAIQPPKQRDLTILCLPHRSLPTLPENAAEHDHPNEPELGWSRR